A section of the Chryseobacterium scophthalmum genome encodes:
- the tsaD gene encoding tRNA (adenosine(37)-N6)-threonylcarbamoyltransferase complex transferase subunit TsaD yields MSDSIILGIESSCDDTSAAIIKGNSILSNIAANQEIHKEYGGVVPELASRAHQQNIIPVVEKSILKANIQQNAISAIGFTRGPGLLGSLLVGTSFAKSLAMSLDVPLIEVNHLQAHILAHFIDDANPVPPKFPFLCLTVSGGHTMIVLVKDYFDMEIIGKTIDDAAGEAFDKIGKIFDLDYPAGPIIDRLAKEGNPDAFKFNKPKLDNYDYSFSGIKTSVLYFIQKEVKKNPDFIKENMNDLCASVQKCIIEILMNKLEKAAKDLNIKEVAIAGGVSANSALRKAMEDNHEKLGWNIYIPKFEYTTDNAAMIAMVAQLKFERGEFTDLRTTATSKYDL; encoded by the coding sequence ATGAGCGACTCTATAATTTTAGGTATCGAATCATCTTGCGATGACACTTCAGCAGCTATTATCAAAGGAAATTCTATTCTTTCAAACATTGCAGCCAATCAGGAAATCCACAAAGAATATGGTGGTGTAGTTCCCGAGCTGGCTTCTCGTGCCCATCAGCAGAATATCATTCCTGTAGTTGAAAAATCTATACTCAAAGCAAATATACAACAAAATGCAATTTCAGCCATAGGCTTTACCAGAGGTCCCGGACTTTTGGGTTCTTTGCTTGTAGGAACTTCTTTTGCTAAGTCGCTCGCTATGAGTTTAGATGTTCCTTTAATAGAAGTAAATCACCTTCAGGCGCATATTTTAGCGCATTTCATTGACGATGCAAATCCTGTGCCGCCAAAATTCCCGTTTTTGTGTCTTACCGTAAGTGGCGGACATACGATGATTGTCTTGGTAAAAGATTATTTCGATATGGAAATTATCGGAAAAACAATTGATGATGCAGCGGGTGAAGCTTTTGATAAAATCGGGAAAATTTTTGATTTAGATTATCCTGCAGGTCCAATCATCGACCGATTGGCAAAAGAAGGAAATCCTGATGCTTTTAAATTTAATAAACCTAAATTAGACAACTACGATTATTCTTTTAGCGGAATTAAAACTTCGGTTTTATATTTCATTCAGAAAGAAGTAAAGAAAAATCCTGATTTCATTAAAGAAAACATGAATGATCTTTGTGCTTCGGTACAAAAATGTATCATCGAAATTTTAATGAATAAATTAGAAAAAGCTGCAAAAGATTTAAATATCAAAGAAGTTGCGATTGCCGGTGGAGTTTCTGCCAATTCAGCATTGAGAAAAGCAATGGAGGACAATCACGAAAAATTAGGCTGGAATATTTACATTCCGAAATTTGAATATACCACTGATAACGCAGCAATGATTGCAATGGTTGCTCAGCTTAAATTTGAAAGAGGAGAATTTACAGATTTAAGAACTACAGCAACCTCAAAATACGATTTATAA
- a CDS encoding RsmE family RNA methyltransferase: MKLFFGEINNGKAIINDEEQQHIVKVLRMKDGEEIHVTDGKGNLASGTLIIEGKKAGIEVAEIKTETPDFSPKLHIAIAPTKNIDRIEFFVEKAVEMGISEITILQTEKTERKNLNIDKIRKQAIAASKQSLRFHFPVINDLIKIQDFLKNIDSETTFVAHCNENLERIALNEIPKLENYTFLIGPEGDFSDKEILFLAEKGIKAVSLGSQRLRTETAGVFVAAWNYNKMIK, translated from the coding sequence ATGAAACTTTTTTTTGGAGAAATCAATAACGGAAAAGCAATCATCAATGACGAAGAACAGCAACACATTGTAAAAGTTCTTCGTATGAAAGACGGTGAAGAAATACATGTGACTGACGGAAAGGGAAATCTTGCTTCCGGAACATTGATTATTGAAGGCAAAAAAGCAGGAATTGAAGTTGCTGAAATTAAAACGGAAACTCCAGATTTCAGTCCTAAACTTCACATTGCGATTGCTCCGACAAAAAATATTGACCGTATCGAATTTTTCGTAGAAAAAGCTGTAGAAATGGGAATTTCTGAAATTACCATTCTTCAAACTGAAAAAACTGAACGTAAAAATTTAAATATTGATAAAATCAGAAAACAGGCAATTGCAGCCTCAAAGCAAAGTTTGAGATTTCATTTTCCTGTTATAAATGATTTGATTAAAATTCAGGATTTTCTTAAAAATATTGATTCTGAAACCACTTTTGTGGCTCATTGTAACGAAAATTTAGAAAGAATTGCTTTAAATGAAATTCCAAAACTAGAAAACTATACTTTTCTGATTGGTCCTGAAGGTGATTTTTCAGATAAGGAAATTCTATTTTTAGCAGAAAAAGGAATTAAAGCGGTTTCATTAGGAAGTCAAAGATTAAGAACTGAAACTGCGGGAGTTTTTGTTGCCGCCTGGAATTATAATAAGATGATTAAATAG